The proteins below are encoded in one region of Alkaliphilus flagellatus:
- a CDS encoding transcriptional regulator: MEIINQTNRTMLFEEINPEKLDLLTIIGDTKGIDSLDDDKIKEINETLLVKSFEEFLDKFSPVVYSFYNATNQKVMYTLKKPENLSEDYITEIPINMSNDFFKMLLTLIETKTAQGLENVDFKFENLLDMISPKKVMDDIRQSRKEIQYVYSHYEELDEEDPKKLDFGDKLNYMFEEASQNYNNVMAMLPLAIEDIKTRLLLGQRDSEENNEELKIGILSMGESGELKILEAPKEEENALVTLDDNANTGLIQAFKDDYEAINETPSDYVKDLVVRTFCPLTSTLESKIDIETEVNNYNTYLDFYKSAKDDFIKTVKPLIEKMLGVKMFFDQYKVENKMMVPSLLVTNTKLDMLVKSNNLPRLVTFLNTVNDKNDFKNTIWFGIVPSVQMSMSGKANLRRERFKGNQHVEKTDFNTMEALTVLLNTVKDYRIQIFFNFETNEETTFSQMAINGIEKYIDKCMPLTRKDYSEFAIPCIPNFTIIPKDKSGVVLDSKIVLKENGMPNLSKEKEDILKLWIEGVYIGASYIAAGLVATYQCPEYLKQVFKNASQDYPGVRFDIEADDNALNAKTTLAKEISGFTNNIKNAINRKNFGFVFSSENAQVKGKDIRQITVYKARSLQSVGNDFESIYKTIVTTYIERMLRFHTNDFKQDNIVKFFSNNPNSQKSKWLANKGFINSIIQEGDDINFILDEKLGSCNINITFNGSVKNLEVEITRSIAN, translated from the coding sequence ATGGAAATTATTAATCAAACCAATAGAACCATGTTATTTGAGGAAATTAATCCAGAAAAGCTAGATTTACTCACTATAATAGGTGACACAAAAGGTATCGACAGCTTAGATGACGACAAAATAAAGGAAATTAATGAAACCCTTTTAGTAAAAAGTTTCGAAGAGTTTTTGGATAAATTCTCACCAGTTGTATATTCCTTTTATAATGCGACAAACCAAAAAGTCATGTATACACTAAAGAAGCCTGAAAATCTGTCAGAAGATTATATTACTGAAATACCAATAAACATGTCCAATGATTTCTTCAAAATGCTATTGACACTAATAGAAACAAAGACAGCGCAAGGATTAGAAAATGTAGATTTTAAATTTGAAAATCTATTAGATATGATTTCACCAAAAAAAGTAATGGATGACATTAGACAATCGAGAAAAGAGATACAGTATGTCTATAGCCACTATGAAGAGTTAGACGAAGAAGACCCTAAAAAATTAGATTTTGGCGATAAGCTAAACTATATGTTTGAAGAGGCTAGCCAAAACTATAACAATGTAATGGCAATGCTTCCATTGGCCATAGAAGATATAAAGACACGATTACTATTAGGCCAAAGAGACAGTGAAGAAAATAATGAAGAATTAAAAATAGGTATTTTAAGTATGGGAGAGAGTGGAGAACTTAAAATTTTAGAAGCCCCTAAAGAGGAGGAAAATGCTTTAGTAACACTGGATGATAATGCTAACACCGGTTTAATACAAGCATTTAAGGATGATTACGAAGCAATAAATGAAACCCCTTCAGATTACGTAAAAGATTTAGTTGTTCGTACCTTTTGTCCATTAACCTCAACTTTAGAGAGCAAGATAGATATAGAAACCGAGGTTAATAACTATAATACATATTTAGATTTTTATAAAAGTGCTAAGGATGACTTTATAAAAACAGTGAAGCCATTAATTGAAAAAATGCTTGGCGTTAAAATGTTCTTCGACCAATACAAGGTAGAGAATAAAATGATGGTACCTAGCTTATTAGTAACAAATACAAAATTAGATATGCTAGTAAAATCCAATAACCTACCTCGCTTAGTAACCTTTTTAAATACAGTAAACGATAAAAATGATTTTAAAAATACCATATGGTTTGGTATCGTTCCTTCGGTACAGATGAGTATGAGTGGTAAAGCAAATTTACGTAGAGAACGTTTTAAAGGGAATCAGCATGTGGAAAAAACAGATTTTAATACAATGGAGGCATTAACAGTTCTTTTAAATACCGTAAAGGACTATAGAATACAAATCTTCTTCAACTTTGAAACAAATGAAGAGACAACCTTCTCACAGATGGCTATAAATGGAATAGAAAAGTATATTGATAAATGTATGCCATTAACTAGAAAAGACTATAGTGAATTTGCGATTCCATGCATCCCTAACTTTACTATTATTCCTAAAGATAAATCGGGTGTAGTACTAGATAGTAAAATTGTTTTAAAAGAAAATGGCATGCCTAATCTGTCGAAGGAAAAAGAAGATATATTAAAACTTTGGATAGAAGGAGTATATATAGGGGCTTCTTATATTGCTGCAGGCTTGGTAGCTACCTATCAATGCCCTGAATATTTAAAGCAAGTTTTTAAAAACGCTAGTCAAGATTATCCAGGGGTTAGATTTGATATTGAAGCCGATGATAATGCCCTTAATGCTAAAACAACTTTAGCAAAAGAGATTTCTGGATTTACCAATAATATTAAGAACGCAATCAACAGGAAAAACTTTGGATTCGTATTTTCCTCTGAAAATGCCCAAGTGAAAGGGAAAGATATTAGACAAATTACCGTCTATAAGGCTAGAAGTTTACAATCAGTAGGAAATGATTTTGAGAGCATCTATAAGACTATTGTTACTACTTATATAGAGAGAATGCTTCGTTTCCATACTAACGATTTTAAACAAGACAATATCGTTAAGTTCTTCAGTAATAATCCTAATAGTCAAAAAAGTAAATGGCTTGCTAATAAAGGATTTATCAACTCTATTATTCAAGAGGGTGACGATATTAACTTTATATTAGATGAAAAACTAGGAAGCTGCAACATAAATATTACATTTAATGGAAGTGTGAAGAATCTTGAAGTTGAAATTACTCGTAGTATAGCAAATTAG
- a CDS encoding membrane-associated protease 1, with the protein MGFRVKVEGLDTIELGVENILTVEFETDTPNDSNARSTDLGTSLIVKGKILTAVDGEEADSTIKLAQWSLVPGDIANCYRKVTVDVISASQVVRQIILPNAFVVDYTEEYGDTEGVGTFYLHMKQKKDKMASIKLEGGFQE; encoded by the coding sequence ATGGGATTTAGAGTTAAAGTAGAAGGACTAGATACCATTGAATTAGGAGTTGAAAACATATTAACAGTTGAGTTTGAAACAGACACTCCTAATGATTCAAATGCAAGATCTACAGACTTAGGTACGTCACTTATTGTGAAAGGGAAAATACTAACAGCAGTGGATGGAGAAGAAGCTGATAGCACCATCAAGCTTGCACAATGGTCATTAGTGCCAGGAGATATAGCAAACTGCTACAGAAAAGTAACAGTTGACGTAATTTCAGCATCACAAGTAGTAAGACAAATAATCTTACCAAATGCCTTTGTAGTAGATTACACAGAAGAATATGGAGATACAGAAGGGGTAGGAACCTTCTATCTACACATGAAACAGAAAAAAGATAAAATGGCCTCCATAAAATTAGAAGGTGGATTCCAAGAATAA
- a CDS encoding membrane-associated protease 1: protein MGFRVKIEGAETIELHVESVQKVTLKTDIPTDANARTKDVGSTMVISGKILTAVDGDPFDSTRQLGIWSLVPAEKADCYRKLTVEVISADQVVRKIFFPNAFVVDYREYFGDTEGVGTFELVVKQKKDKLDKITIEGGYSA from the coding sequence ATGGGATTTAGAGTTAAAATTGAAGGTGCAGAAACCATTGAACTTCATGTTGAAAGCGTACAAAAAGTAACCCTGAAAACGGATATACCAACAGATGCAAATGCTCGTACTAAAGATGTAGGATCTACTATGGTTATAAGCGGTAAAATCTTAACAGCAGTAGATGGAGATCCATTTGATAGTACAAGACAGCTAGGAATTTGGTCATTAGTGCCAGCAGAAAAAGCAGATTGCTATCGCAAATTAACAGTAGAAGTAATTTCAGCAGACCAAGTAGTAAGAAAAATCTTCTTTCCAAATGCCTTTGTAGTAGATTATCGAGAGTATTTTGGAGATACAGAAGGGGTAGGAACATTTGAATTAGTTGTTAAGCAAAAAAAGGATAAGTTAGACAAAATAACCATAGAAGGCGGCTATAGCGCCTAA
- a CDS encoding J domain-containing protein — protein sequence MKNLYKILEISENASQAEIKKAYRGLAKKYHPDANINGENTEEKFKEITEAYSLLRDEKYRKEYDEKLFNSKNSEQKTFRREKSSSKKTSTDKVNVDYEFENFFGFNPKTKEKNKSFNKKSNKNPMDTTDIFNTFFKSKRH from the coding sequence ATGAAAAATCTATATAAAATATTAGAAATAAGCGAAAATGCTTCTCAAGCTGAAATTAAAAAAGCCTATAGAGGGCTGGCTAAAAAATATCATCCCGATGCCAATATAAACGGAGAAAATACAGAGGAAAAATTTAAAGAAATAACAGAAGCCTACAGCCTATTAAGGGATGAAAAATATAGAAAAGAATATGATGAAAAGTTATTCAATAGTAAAAATTCAGAACAAAAGACATTTAGAAGAGAAAAATCATCCTCAAAAAAAACATCGACAGATAAAGTCAATGTAGATTATGAGTTTGAAAACTTTTTTGGTTTCAATCCAAAAACCAAAGAAAAAAACAAAAGCTTTAATAAAAAAAGTAATAAAAATCCGATGGATACAACAGATATTTTTAATACTTTTTTTAAATCTAAAAGACATTAG
- a CDS encoding FHA domain-containing protein, translated as MEKSISSNIKIIDVLITFISIGAGIYVYLVFDDQFKKYALILLLAIVGMIYLNKAVSSNNPTKEEVLSSPNTVNGLALLNENNEIIKEWDLLNKASMVIGRNTKNNEVDIDLSTSTYASLIDFQHAVLNYASGNWYIEDLYSENGISIQKPDDQIRYKLSKDKPCTIVKGDVVFIAKTKLLIR; from the coding sequence TTGGAAAAATCAATTTCAAGTAATATAAAGATTATAGATGTATTAATAACCTTTATTTCCATTGGAGCAGGGATTTACGTGTATTTAGTTTTTGATGACCAGTTTAAAAAATATGCACTGATTCTTCTATTAGCAATAGTAGGCATGATTTATTTAAATAAGGCAGTTAGCTCTAATAATCCCACTAAAGAAGAAGTCCTAAGTAGCCCAAACACAGTAAATGGACTGGCATTATTAAATGAAAATAACGAAATTATAAAAGAATGGGATTTACTTAATAAAGCCTCAATGGTAATAGGTCGTAATACAAAGAACAATGAAGTAGATATCGATTTAAGCACATCCACATATGCTTCATTAATTGATTTTCAGCATGCAGTATTAAATTATGCATCAGGAAATTGGTACATAGAAGATTTATACTCAGAAAATGGCATAAGTATTCAAAAGCCTGATGATCAAATCAGATATAAACTATCAAAGGATAAACCTTGTACAATAGTTAAAGGAGATGTAGTCTTTATAGCTAAAACGAAACTTTTGATTAGATGA
- a CDS encoding FHA domain-containing protein, which yields MSLTRCKNGHMFSERRYGSICPYCNIETATKEQPQTPSTDFDIEDELLKEEIQPVCGWIVCIEGARVGKDYKIREGKNFIGRADDMDIQILGDNKISRRNHAIIVYDTKKRNYVLLPGDASGIAYLNNEAVYVPTPLSSYDVIELGKSKFLFMPFCGEHFEWDDTDRE from the coding sequence ATGAGCCTTACAAGATGCAAAAATGGACATATGTTTAGTGAAAGAAGGTATGGAAGCATATGTCCCTACTGTAATATAGAAACAGCTACAAAAGAACAACCCCAAACCCCTTCAACAGACTTTGACATCGAAGATGAACTTTTAAAGGAAGAAATACAACCCGTCTGTGGTTGGATTGTTTGTATTGAAGGAGCAAGGGTAGGAAAGGACTACAAAATAAGAGAAGGCAAAAACTTTATTGGTAGGGCCGATGATATGGATATACAGATACTAGGTGACAATAAGATATCAAGAAGAAATCATGCAATTATAGTCTATGACACAAAAAAAAGAAACTATGTCCTACTGCCAGGAGATGCTTCAGGCATTGCATATTTAAATAACGAAGCGGTGTATGTACCTACACCATTATCCTCATATGACGTAATAGAACTGGGAAAAAGTAAATTTTTGTTCATGCCGTTTTGTGGAGAACACTTTGAATGGGATGACACGGATAGGGAGTAA
- a CDS encoding PP2C family protein-serine/threonine phosphatase, with amino-acid sequence MREFMFKNKYTVTAILFSIVGLLILIRNYMDSKLKRGTYCNGLEVGVASSIGNREYQEDAMDIASFKKATLAVLADGIGKKRAGQLSSRLVVKIFVDLFTANPSIDNINYFFKRAFNITNREILKTLEDHQGGASVACGIIVDGLLHYALVGNTMVAVFRNNELIPLSEGHTVNILAQKGFYQGKISRQDALWALKEKRLFNYVGQDGFKDIEIYDVPVKLKSEDIVLLMSDGIHSYLPWNQLEEVLKKDLTCDEMATAIIKKLKETSITEKDNASILLIRYK; translated from the coding sequence ATGAGAGAATTTATGTTTAAAAACAAATATACCGTTACAGCTATTTTATTTAGCATTGTAGGACTTTTAATATTAATCAGAAATTATATGGATTCCAAGCTTAAAAGAGGAACTTACTGCAATGGGTTAGAAGTAGGAGTCGCATCATCTATTGGTAATAGAGAATATCAAGAAGACGCTATGGATATAGCCTCCTTTAAAAAAGCCACATTAGCTGTTTTAGCCGATGGAATTGGAAAAAAGAGGGCTGGGCAACTTTCCAGTAGACTGGTTGTAAAAATATTTGTAGATTTGTTTACAGCAAATCCATCAATAGACAACATAAATTACTTTTTTAAACGAGCCTTTAATATAACCAATAGAGAGATTTTAAAAACTTTAGAAGATCATCAGGGTGGTGCAAGTGTGGCTTGTGGCATTATTGTTGATGGCCTGCTGCATTATGCTTTAGTGGGAAATACAATGGTTGCAGTTTTTAGAAACAATGAGCTAATACCCTTAAGCGAAGGGCATACAGTAAATATTCTTGCTCAAAAAGGTTTTTATCAAGGTAAAATAAGCAGACAAGATGCATTATGGGCATTAAAGGAGAAAAGGCTATTTAACTATGTTGGACAGGATGGATTTAAAGATATAGAAATTTATGATGTACCAGTAAAGTTAAAAAGTGAAGATATAGTTCTTCTAATGAGTGATGGGATACATAGTTACCTTCCCTGGAATCAGCTAGAAGAAGTATTGAAAAAAGATTTAACCTGTGATGAAATGGCAACGGCTATAATTAAAAAACTAAAAGAGACTTCTATAACAGAAAAGGATAATGCCAGTATTTTATTAATAAGGTATAAATAA
- a CDS encoding PP2C family protein-serine/threonine phosphatase yields MRKTNSKFITKFMSEPGSFLQNKDYFGFVELDKFAIYVIADGIDNDTDLEGAKIAVETIISSFSERPSMKSGLLKRLLNLANKKLIEESKNFRLKVSLTIVVTDYVKARYALVGNTRFYLLRDGYIKDQSQDQSLTQQLVDQEKVQLDKVAQHEERNNLYCYLGQDEVIIPYISSKISIKKGDIIALTTKGIWENIDDGELIDGIADAKEPQEAIDNIEDMLLVKQPQNLENYTLAVIFIEKIYENPQRRQKIKRIIFTLIPIILILAIIFLAFYYKRKQKIHQINEMNYYIENAQVYAESNNFIRANEEYKNALSIAQKLRLMDDRDRIDKFYKTTEAIINADELLQQENYQKALEEYLLAKEKSYYADNLGRSYIDNQLNYANDHMKVLHLMELGDRKQNLEDLAGAKEDYRLARDLAYNIFFTGARQEAQDKLNQIHQLETEKEKEAEAMAKEAEEERKQEEQTEEQAAKERLEDQLNGIETSKKGDISYSLGNYHDAKMYYTIAKELYQKAQAYSLANQIEEKIQLTEKKIQNEADSKAKAARYEKDANDQFEAGNLNNAKMLYMFARDIYQEIQLHKDIERMDEKIKVIDDLLKEKNQ; encoded by the coding sequence ATGAGAAAAACAAATTCAAAATTCATAACAAAATTTATGTCAGAACCAGGTAGTTTTCTTCAAAACAAAGATTATTTTGGTTTTGTAGAGTTGGATAAATTTGCCATTTATGTCATTGCAGATGGTATTGATAATGATACAGATTTAGAAGGAGCCAAGATTGCAGTAGAAACTATAATAAGCAGCTTTAGCGAAAGACCTAGTATGAAAAGTGGACTACTGAAGAGGCTTTTAAACCTTGCGAATAAAAAACTAATAGAGGAAAGTAAAAATTTTAGACTAAAGGTGTCTCTTACCATTGTTGTTACCGATTACGTAAAGGCAAGGTACGCTCTGGTAGGAAACACCAGGTTTTATTTACTTAGAGATGGATACATAAAGGATCAAAGTCAGGATCAATCCTTGACACAGCAACTAGTTGACCAAGAAAAAGTTCAGCTAGATAAGGTGGCACAGCATGAAGAGAGAAATAACCTATATTGTTACCTAGGGCAGGATGAAGTAATCATTCCCTATATTTCCTCAAAAATATCCATAAAAAAAGGAGATATTATTGCCCTAACTACAAAGGGCATATGGGAAAATATAGACGACGGGGAGCTGATAGATGGCATTGCTGATGCAAAGGAACCACAGGAGGCAATTGACAATATTGAAGATATGCTTCTGGTAAAGCAGCCTCAAAACTTAGAAAACTATACCCTAGCAGTTATATTCATTGAAAAAATTTATGAAAACCCCCAAAGAAGACAAAAAATAAAAAGAATTATATTCACATTAATTCCAATTATTTTGATTTTAGCAATCATTTTTTTAGCTTTTTATTATAAAAGAAAACAAAAAATTCATCAAATTAATGAAATGAATTATTATATAGAAAATGCACAGGTATATGCAGAAAGCAATAATTTTATAAGAGCAAATGAAGAATATAAAAATGCTCTAAGTATAGCTCAAAAGCTAAGACTAATGGATGATAGAGATCGGATAGACAAATTTTATAAAACAACAGAAGCAATTATTAATGCGGATGAGCTGCTTCAACAGGAGAATTATCAGAAGGCATTAGAAGAATACCTATTAGCAAAAGAAAAATCCTATTATGCAGATAACCTAGGAAGAAGCTATATAGACAACCAGTTAAATTATGCCAATGATCACATGAAGGTACTTCATTTAATGGAACTAGGGGATCGAAAACAAAACCTTGAAGATTTAGCAGGGGCTAAAGAAGATTATAGACTCGCAAGAGATTTAGCATATAATATATTTTTCACCGGTGCAAGACAAGAGGCACAAGATAAATTAAACCAGATCCATCAATTAGAAACAGAAAAAGAAAAAGAAGCAGAAGCTATGGCTAAAGAAGCAGAAGAAGAGAGAAAACAAGAAGAGCAGACAGAAGAGCAAGCAGCAAAGGAAAGACTCGAAGACCAGCTTAATGGAATAGAAACATCCAAAAAAGGAGATATAAGCTATAGCTTAGGAAACTACCATGATGCTAAGATGTACTATACAATAGCTAAGGAGCTATATCAAAAAGCACAAGCCTATAGCCTTGCAAATCAAATAGAAGAAAAAATTCAACTGACAGAGAAAAAAATACAAAATGAAGCAGACAGTAAAGCAAAAGCAGCAAGATACGAGAAGGATGCAAATGATCAATTTGAAGCAGGTAATTTAAACAATGCTAAAATGCTATACATGTTTGCTAGAGACATTTATCAAGAAATACAACTTCACAAGGATATAGAAAGAATGGATGAAAAAATAAAAGTAATAGATGACCTATTAAAGGAGAAAAATCAGTAA
- a CDS encoding normocyte-binding protein, which translates to MKEKIYFKINHIENLKDRALLKELLSEVFIPLYEHSESMYRSLEQRIFDEIEYTQQNYSIYTTIVKKQDYDPIHYFLHPMLEEDIEDQEYDLQYILNTMLEKTEVNMFKVFLKCDYLVYQEILTKNIKFKGKIKTNERTYDAYFIIKENKQYWDKIYGLYQMFIRNNIPWSTINAPYISRVADVFMVEYEEGITKKETIQEVNVDFGEYSKYVKYDIVPVWNIEKLNLESTGFPIPCEDKVNFQHQIALKGEGSEHGYLVEYENEEIRNIRCGRDTLFITTETSDLQEWSVLKVIRPKESKLQKYSYELVSNSKKISFIEKLSSKSYVNIKTKAELVRMINSYEISRYLEFKDLKIVDQEENSKEETYSMNFFILDEIRDRNYGKKMILYFTPREESFIIRDLLSFIVSEIQFFYPEYKCEGRLI; encoded by the coding sequence ATGAAGGAAAAAATTTACTTTAAAATAAATCATATTGAAAACTTAAAGGATCGTGCTTTACTAAAGGAACTACTAAGCGAAGTTTTTATCCCCCTTTATGAGCATAGTGAAAGCATGTATCGTTCCTTGGAGCAAAGGATTTTTGATGAAATTGAATATACACAACAAAACTATAGCATTTATACAACAATTGTAAAAAAGCAGGACTATGATCCAATCCATTATTTTTTACATCCAATGCTAGAGGAAGACATAGAAGATCAAGAATACGATCTACAGTACATCTTAAATACCATGCTAGAAAAAACAGAAGTAAATATGTTTAAAGTTTTCCTAAAGTGCGATTACTTAGTTTACCAAGAGATACTGACAAAAAATATAAAATTTAAAGGAAAAATTAAAACTAACGAAAGAACCTATGATGCTTATTTTATAATCAAAGAAAATAAGCAATATTGGGATAAAATATACGGGCTGTATCAGATGTTTATTAGAAACAATATTCCTTGGAGCACCATTAATGCTCCCTATATTTCAAGAGTAGCAGATGTATTTATGGTTGAATATGAAGAAGGTATAACTAAGAAAGAAACGATTCAGGAAGTAAATGTAGATTTTGGCGAATATAGCAAATATGTAAAATATGATATCGTACCTGTTTGGAATATAGAAAAGCTAAATTTAGAAAGTACAGGATTTCCAATACCCTGTGAAGATAAAGTAAATTTTCAACATCAGATAGCATTAAAGGGAGAAGGCTCAGAGCACGGATACTTGGTAGAATACGAAAATGAAGAAATAAGAAATATAAGATGTGGAAGAGATACCCTATTCATTACAACAGAAACCAGTGACCTACAAGAATGGAGCGTCCTTAAGGTGATAAGACCAAAGGAATCGAAACTACAAAAATATAGTTACGAATTAGTATCCAACTCAAAAAAAATTAGTTTCATAGAGAAACTATCCAGTAAAAGCTATGTAAATATAAAAACAAAGGCAGAGCTTGTCAGAATGATAAATTCCTATGAAATTTCCAGATACTTAGAATTTAAAGATTTAAAAATAGTTGATCAAGAAGAAAATTCTAAAGAAGAAACCTATAGCATGAACTTTTTTATATTAGATGAAATAAGAGACAGGAATTATGGCAAGAAAATGATACTATACTTTACTCCTAGGGAGGAGAGTTTTATCATAAGAGACCTCCTAAGCTTCATTGTATCAGAAATACAGTTTTTTTATCCTGAATATAAATGCGAAGGAAGATTAATATGA